Proteins from one Ipomoea triloba cultivar NCNSP0323 chromosome 1, ASM357664v1 genomic window:
- the LOC116010335 gene encoding uncharacterized protein LOC116010335 → MALPQLLHSTSPSSSVISHKPYLNPASTPTLEFNKPFSASYALHCRRQRRRSLSSLRCSASSFSEKHHTGSPKSDDVVELPLFPLPLVLFPGAILPLQIFEFRYRIMMHTLLQTDLRFGVIYSDSTTGAAEVGCVGEVVKHERLVDDRFFLICKGQERFRVTKLVRTKPYLVAEVTWLEDRPRDGGDEDLESLASEVETYMKDVIRLSNRLNGKPEKEAQDLRRNLFPTPFSFFVGSTFEGAPREQQALLELEDTAMRLKREKETLRNTLNYLSAASAVKDVFPSS, encoded by the coding sequence ATGGCTTTACCGCAGTTATTACATTCcacttctccttcttcttcggTAATCTCTCACAAACCCTACTTAAATCCTGCTTCAACCCCTACGCTCGAGTTTAACAAGCCTTTCTCCGCTTCCTACGCCCTCCATTGCCGCCGTCAGCGGCGGCGCAGCCTCAGTTCTCTCCGCTGCTCGGCGTCGTCCTTCTCCGAGAAGCACCACACCGGCTCTCCCAAATCGGATGACGTAGTTGAGCTCCCGCTTTTCCCGCTGCCGTTAGTGCTCTTCCCCGGCGCAATCCTCCCGCTTCAGATCTTCGAGTTCCGGTACCGAATCATGATGCACACTCTGCTCCAGACTGATCTCCGATTCGGCGTCATTTACTCCGACAGCACGACCGGCGCCGCCGAGGTGGGGTGCGTCGGGGAGGTGGTGAAGCACGAGCGCCTCGTCGACGACCGTTTCTTCCTAATCTGCAAAGGTCAGGAGCGGTTCCGAGTCACGAAGCTGGTCCGGACTAAGCCGTACCTGGTAGCGGAGGTCACGTGGCTGGAGGACCGACCACGTGACGGAGGAGATGAGGATCTCGAATCGCTGGCCTCCGAAGTGGAAACGTATATGAAAGACGTGATTCGATTATCCAACAGACTCAACGGCAAGCCGGAAAAGGAGGCGCAAGATCTGCGGCGGAACCTTTTCCCCACGCCGTTCTCGTTCTTCGTGGGAAGCACGTTCGAAGGCGCGCCGAGAGAACAGCAGGCGCTGCTGGAGCTGGAAGACACGGCCATGCGGCTAAAAAGGGAGAAGGAGACATTGCGGAACACTTTGAATTACTTGTCAGCCGCCTCTGCTGTCAAAGATGTGTTCCCATCTTCATGA
- the LOC116000987 gene encoding probable ubiquitin-conjugating enzyme E2 18 gives MTSPSASSRKALSKIAANRLQKELMEWQVNPPAGFKHKVTDNLQRWVIEVTGAPGTLYANETYQLQVDFPEHYPMEAPQVIFIPPAPLHPHIYSNGHICLDILYDSWSPAMTVSSICISILSMLSSSTVKQRPADNDRYVKNCKNGRSPKETRWWFHDDKV, from the exons ATGACTAGCCCTTCAGCTTCGTCTCGCAAG GCTCTGAGCAAGATCGCTGCCAATCGGCTGCAGAAGGAGCTGATGGAATGGCAGGTGAATCCCCCCGCCGGATTTAAGCACAAAGTCACTGATAATCTCCAAAG ATGGGTAATTGAAGTCACCGGAGCTCCGGGGACTTTGTATGCCAACGAGACATATCAGCTACAGGTTGATTTCCCTGAACATTACCCTATGGAAGCCCCTCAG GTTATTTTTATCCCTCCAGCTCCGCTCCATCCTCACATTTATAGCAATGGACATATCTGTTTAG ATATCCTGTATGACTCTTGGTCCCCTGCTATGACTGTTAGTTCCATTTGCATCAGCATTCTGTCCATGTTATCGAGCTCAACTGTAAAG CAACGCCCAGCAGACAACGATCGTTATGTGAAGAACTGCAAGAATGGGAGGTCGCCCAAGGAGACTCGATGGTGGTTCCACGACGACAAAGTCTAG
- the LOC116013450 gene encoding BEL1-like homeodomain protein 11, translated as MVSQNSNTEPSIPHQFITPYAMTSQPQVWSQNCGDLGTNSIHSIGERMSRAVDLVHSPQARNVMDLLGSQKLSLSLGMVNPGFVNPGMGCFSSDYSSSSSTSVSTFSGAESFAAIIAHSKYLRPAQSLLEEVVSVGGKATDSSNERYIRRLSPSGKKGSLGFRSMVNAELPSNEKHELHSRIMALIALLEGVERRYEQYHDRMEELVSSFEAIAGVGAGKSYTGLALQAMSKHFCSLREAIVSQINTLLQKLSEELPTGLLDREAGLHKMFLQQLGMIQSSRQSWRPIRGLPETSVATLRAWLFQHFLHPYPNDSEKLILASQTGLTKNQVSNWFINARVRLWKPMIEEMYRDEFAESSDPLLASSATRQSVADSAEE; from the exons ATGGTGTCTCAGAATTCAAATACAGAGCCAAGTATTCCCCACCAATTCATCACCCCTTATGCCATGACTAGTCAACCTCAAGTTTGGAGCCAAAACTGTGGTGATTTAGGCACCAACAGCATTCATTCTATTGGGGAGAGAATGTCCAGAGCTGTAGACTTAGTTCATTCTCCTCAAGCCAGAAATGTGATGGATCTTCTTGGATCCCAGAAACTCTCACTTTCTTTAGGGATGGTGAATCCGGGTTTTGTTAATCCAGGAATGGGTTGTTTCAGTAGtgattattcttcttcttcttcaacctcAGTTTCCACGTTTTCTGGAGCTGAATCTTTCGCCGCCATCATTGCTCACTCCAAATACTTAAGACCTGCACAGTCCCTTCTTGAAGAAGTGGTTAGCGTCGGTGGCAAGGCCACAGATTCCAGCAATGAGAGATATATCAGAAGATTATCGCCGTCCGGCAAGAAAGGATCTTTGGGTTTCCGTTCCATGGTGAATGCAGAGCTCCCAAGTAACGAGAAACACGAGCTCCATAGTAGAATCATGGCGCTCATTGCCTTGCTTGAAGGG GTGGAAAGAAGATACGAGCAATATCATGATCGAATGGAAGAGCTGGTATCATCATTTGAGGCCATTGCAGGAGTGGGAGCAGGGAAATCCTACACTGGACTCGCACTCCAAGCCATGTCCAAGCATTTCTGCAGCTTAAGAGAAGCAATCGTGTCTCAGATAAACACCCTACTGCAAAAATTATCAGAAGAACTGCCCACAGGGCTGCTTGACAGGGAGGCTGGGCTTCACAAGATGTTTCTTCAACAGCTGGGAATGATTCAAAGCTCCAGGCAATCATGGCGCCCAATCAGAGGCCTCCCAGAGACTTCAGTAGCAACTCTTCGCGCTTGGCTATTCCAACACTTCCTTCACCC CTATCCGAATGATTCGGAGAAGCTTATATTGGCATCACAGACAGGATTGACAAAGAATCAG GTTTCAAACTGGTTCATAAATGCTCGAGTTCGACTATGGAAGCCTATGATTGAGGAAATGTACAGAGACGAGTTTGCAGAGTCGTCGGATCCATTGTTAGCTAGTTCGGCTACCAGACAATCTGTCGCAGATTCTGCCGAGGAATGA
- the LOC116019178 gene encoding uncharacterized protein LOC116019178 — MLILFSSAAAAAVPVFTPFPRLCSRYPLPVFTKFLAAVNRSSSIICTASRSVTFALYCTEPSSTAPYEPSESKQKPLKPGLYLVGTPIGNLEDITLRALRVLNSANVILSEDTRHSGKLLHHYNIKTPLLSYHKFNESTREQAVLKRLQEGQIVALISDAGTPGISDPGAELAKLCVDKNIPVIPIPGPSALITALSASGLPTDEFTFVGFLPKHAGSRRERLTVSANEAATQIFFVPPHKLCQFLEETSSIFGDSRQCVMAREMTKLHEEFWHGTIGQAIEAFSARQPKGEITILLEGKLRSTEEIPSESQLESELRELISKGHTLSMAVKLVATGKSLKRKAIYSLALRKFARPIESDDD; from the exons ATGCTGATACTGTTCtcttccgccgccgccgccgccgtgcCGGTGTTCACACCGTTTCCCAGGCTATGCTCTCGATACCCACTTCCCGTATTCACCAAATTTCTCGCCGCGGTTAACCGATCTTCTTCAATTATTTGCACCGCCTCTAGGTCCGTCACTTTTGCCCTTTACTGCACTGAACCCTCCTCCACTGCGCCCTACGAACCCTCAGAATCAAAGCAA AAGCCCTTAAAGCCAGGTTTATATCTGGTGGGAACACCTATTGGGAATCTTGAAGATATTACTCTGAG AGCTTTGAGAGTCTTAAATTCTGCAAATGTGATACTTTCAGAAGACACTAGGCATTCGGGGAAGTTGCTACATCATTACAATATTAAAACTCCTCTT CTCAGCTATCACAAATTCAATGAGTCTACGAGGGAACAGGCAGTGTTAAAAAGACTGCAAGAGGGCCAAATTGTGGCCTTGATCAGTGATGCTGGGACTCCGGGCATCAGTGATCCCGGTGCTGAATTG GCAAAATTATGTGTGGACAAGAACATACCTGTCATTCCCATCCCTGGTCCTTCGGCTCTCATAACAGCGCTATCTGCCTCTGGCTTACCTACTGATGAGTTCACATTTG TTGGATTTCTCCCAAAGCATGCTGGTTCTAGGAGAGAGAGGCTGACGGTTTCTGCAAATGAGGCAGCAACTCAGATTTTCTTCGTCCCACCTCACAAGCTTTGCCAGTTTCTTGAAGAGACTTCTTCGATATTTGGTGACTCTAG GCAGTGTGTCATGGCGCGGGAAATGACTAAATTACACGAGGAG TTCTGGCATGGCACTATCGGCCAGGCCATAGAAGCATTCTCGGCTCGCCAACCTAAGGGGGAAATCACCATTTTGCTTGAAGGAAAGTTACGGAGTACAGAGGAGATTCCATCTGAGTCGCAACTGGAGAGTGAATTGAGAGAGCTGATCTCAAAAGGGCATACACTTTCAATG GCAGTCAAGTTGGTGGCAACAGGCAAGTCTCTGAAACGAAAAGCAATATATTCTCTCGCACTTAGGAAATTTGCGCGGCCAATTGAGTCGGATGATGATTGA
- the LOC116000995 gene encoding BEL1-like homeodomain protein 7 yields the protein MATYYSGLTNQRDALPLLPDQKHNSFQSGVPGGVMFLNHPSTPLAYPELSPNSNAEVQSIRSGDEMLLLSPTSDLLNMQQQQPVGSLLNGGSGSMEANAFSSKPFDMQNVEQNLQYQGLSLSLAMEVPSSVQVPSYHDQYRNSGFSSLLTQGSQYNEDKNVEYLSFDLAGDHQNGVKVGAMDNLESSIGLREVNFSAHLHEATAASASIYNCKYLKAAQDLLDEVVNVQSAKKQADKQNHFSFVQNGSEETEVKSSCSVPGMASDLQKSTDISSAELSATERYDLESKMTKLFSLLDKVDMSYKQYYEHMQVLVSSFEMVAGLGAARPYTALALKTISCQFRCLCDAIKKQIQITRQSLGEQGNSQGERLYRLRHVDQQLRQQRLLQQFGVMRQPWRPLRGLPENAVSILRAWLFEHFLHPYPKDSEKVTLARQTGLTRSQVANWFINARVRLWKPMIEEMYKEEVGDAEAGSTASPPEQIRAAATEKSASEDTADKELQESLTGDYSCIQQYSDVRTNNVPDHLLDASRS from the exons ATGGCAACTTATTATTCAGGTTTGACAAACCAAAGAGATGCACTCCCACTATTGCCAGACCAAAAGCACAATTCTTTTCAGTCTGGTGTTCCCGGGGGCGTGATGTTTCTGAACCATCCCTCCACGCCTCTCGCCTACCCAGAGTTATCGCCAAATAGCAATGCTGAGGTTCAGTCGATTCGAAGTGGGGATGAGATGCTTCTTCTTTCGCCTACTTCTGATCTGCTGAATatgcagcagcagcagccaGTTGGTAGTCTTCTGAATGGCGGGTCTGGTTCTATGGAGGCCAACGCGTTTTCATCAAAACCTTTTGATATGCAAAATGTTGAGCAAAATCTTCAATATCAAGGGCTATCTCTCAGCTTGGCCATGGAAGTGCCATCTTCAGTTCAAGTGCCATCATACCATGATCAGTATAGGAACTCGGGTTTTTCTTCATTGTTGACTCAGGGATCTCAGTATAACGAAGATAAAAACGTTGAATATTTGTCGTTTGATCTGGCTGGAGATCATCAGAACGGTGTCAAAGTTGGAGCCATGGACAACCTCGAGAGCTCCATAGGCCTCAGAGAGGTGAATTTTAGTGCACATTTACATGAAGCAACCGCGGCTTCAGCATCCATTTATAATTGCAAGTATCTGAAGGCAGCACAGGATTTACTCGATGAAGTCGTTAATGTTCAATCAGCTAAAAAGCAAGCAGACAAACAGAATCATTTTTCGTTTGTACAAAATGGGTCCGAAGAGACTGAGGTTAAGTCCAGCTGTTCGGTTCCTGGGATGGCCTCCGATCTTCAGAAATCAACAGACATATCATCTGCTGAACTTTCAGCCACAGAACGATATGATCTCGAGAGCAAGATGACAAAACTCTTTTCTTTGTTGGACAAG GTGGATATGTCATACAAACAGTACTATGAGCACATGCAAGTTTTAGTTTCGTCGTTTGAGATGGTTGCTGGGCTTGGTGCTGCTAGACCATACACAGCACTCGCCCTCAAAACCATTTCATGCCAATTCCGCTGCCTGTGTGATGCAATCAAGAAGCAGATTCAAATTACTCGACAAAGTTTAGGGGAGCAAGGTAATAGTCAAGGGGAGAGATTGTATCGTCTCCGCCATGTGGATCAGCAGCTAAGGCAACAAAGGTTGCTTCAGCAATTTGGCGTGATGAGACAACCTTGGAGGCCACTCAGAGGCTTGCCCGAGAATGCTGTTTCAATCCTTCGCGCTTGGCTCTTTGAACATTTCCTCCACCC ttaCCCAAAAGACTCGGAGAAAGTCACACTAGCGAGACAAACAGGCTTAACAAGAAGTCAG GTTGCAAACTGGTTTATAAATGCACGAGTCCGTCTTTGGAAGCCCATGATTGAGGAAATGTACAAGGAGGAAGTTGGCGATGCAGAAGCGGGCTCCACCGCCTCACCACCAGAACAGATCCGGGCTGCAGCAACAGAGAAGTCAGCATCCGAGGACACGGCAGATAAAGAGCTTCAAGAGAGTTTAACAGGTGATTACAGTTGCATACAGCAATATAGCGATGTAAGAACGAACAACGTTCCCGATCATTTACTTGATGCTTCTCGCTCATGA
- the LOC116001709 gene encoding thioredoxin H-type 1-like, with protein MASEEGQVIGCHTVDQWKEHFDKARASGKLTVVDFTASWCGPCRFIAPILADTAKKMPHVIFLKVDVDELKSVSEDYKVEAMPTFVFLKEGNEVHRVVGAKKDELLIAINNHASASTMTA; from the exons ATGGCATCAGAGGAGGGGCAAGTTATCGGCTGCCACACCGTCGACCAGTGGAAAGAACACTTCGACAAAGCCAGAGCCAGCGGCAAACTG ACAGTGGTAGATTTTACTGCTTCTTGGTGCGGGCCTTGCCGTTTTATTGCTCCAATTCTGGCAGATACGGCAAAGAAGATGCCACATGTGATATTTCTCAAGGTGGACGTGGATGAGCTTAAG TCTGTGTCTGAGGACTACAAGGTGGAGGCCATGCCAACTTTTGTCTTCCTGAAAGAAGGAAACGAGGTCCATAGGGTTGTGGGGGCCAAGAAAGATGAACTGCTTATTGCCATAAACAATCATGCTTCTGCTTCTACCATGACAGCCTGA
- the LOC116013919 gene encoding bZIP transcription factor 44-like produces the protein MASLSGNSSGSTQILQNSGSEGDLQMQGAMNERKRKRMQSNRESARRSRMRKQKHLDDMVSQVAQLRNDNAQILNNINHTTQHYLNVERENSVLRAQVMELTHRLQSLDDMIASINSIYGIFDSSPAPAPEILTAPETFMANPWMYLNQPIMASADSMFQC, from the coding sequence atggcgtCTTTGAGCGGGAACTCGTCGGGATCTACCCAGATTCTTCAGAACTCCGGGTCGGAGGGGGATTTGCAGATGCAGGGTGCGATGAACGAGAGGAAGCGGAAGAGAATGCAGTCAAATCGCGAGTCGGCGCGTCGGTCGAGGATGAGGAAACAGAAACATCTGGACGATATGGTGTCGCAGGTTGCCCAGCTGAGGAACGACAACGCTCAGATCCTTAATAACATCAATCACACCACCCAACATTACCTTAACGTGGAGAGGGAGAATTCTGTTCTCCGAGCTCAGGTCATGGAGCTTACCCACAGATTGCAGTCCCTCGACGACATGATCGCTTCCATAAACTCTATCTATGGAATCTTTGACTcctcgccggcgccggcgccggagaTTCTTACTGCGCCGGAAACTTTCATGGCCAATCCTTGGATGTATCTGAACCAACCCATCATGGCATCCGCTGATTCAATGTTCCAGTGTTGA